A window of the Microbacterium sp. AZCO genome harbors these coding sequences:
- a CDS encoding acyl-CoA thioesterase II: MTDAAQSLEEPLDRDPVAALLAVLDLADSSARTTEDIFTGVSQPMPLGRVYGGQVLAQSIVAAERTTAEGRIPHSMHGYFLRPGDSSKGITFAVDRIHDGRSFSTRRTQAFQEGVPIFSMISSFQDEDPGIEHQQPAPDGIPGPEDLPDLEDHLSGLHPVSKRLFLDRPVDLRHVPSPIYVTVEGERVPRQAVWMRSCSPLPDDPAVHRAALAYVSDLTIQESILRAHGVPWATPGLKVASLDHAMWWHRPGRIDDWLLYVQESPSARGGRGLATGRIYSRDGALVASVAQEIMVRIPA; this comes from the coding sequence GTGACCGACGCCGCGCAGTCCCTCGAGGAGCCGCTCGACCGAGACCCGGTCGCTGCGCTGCTCGCGGTGCTCGACCTCGCGGACTCGAGCGCCCGCACGACGGAGGACATCTTCACGGGGGTGTCCCAGCCGATGCCCCTCGGACGCGTGTACGGCGGGCAGGTGCTCGCGCAGTCGATCGTCGCCGCGGAGCGGACGACCGCGGAGGGCCGCATCCCGCACTCGATGCACGGCTACTTCCTCCGTCCCGGCGACTCGTCGAAGGGCATCACCTTCGCCGTGGACCGCATCCACGACGGGCGGTCCTTCTCGACCCGGCGCACGCAGGCGTTCCAGGAGGGCGTCCCGATCTTCTCGATGATCTCGTCCTTCCAGGATGAGGACCCCGGCATCGAGCATCAGCAGCCGGCACCCGACGGCATCCCGGGCCCGGAGGATCTCCCCGATCTCGAGGACCACCTCTCGGGACTCCACCCCGTATCGAAGCGGCTGTTCCTCGACCGCCCCGTCGATCTTCGCCACGTGCCGTCGCCGATCTACGTCACGGTGGAGGGCGAGCGCGTTCCGCGTCAGGCGGTGTGGATGCGCTCCTGCAGCCCCCTGCCCGACGACCCGGCCGTGCACCGGGCTGCTCTCGCGTACGTGAGCGACCTGACGATCCAGGAGTCGATCCTCCGAGCGCACGGAGTGCCGTGGGCGACACCGGGGCTCAAGGTCGCGAGCCTCGACCACGCGATGTGGTGGCATCGGCCGGGACGCATCGACGACTGGCTGCTCTACGTGCAGGAGTCGCCCAGCGCCCGCGGCGGGCGCGGCCTCGCGACGGGGCGCATCTACTCGCGCGACGGCGCCCTTGTGGCGAGCGTCGCGCAGGAGATCATGGTGCGCATCCCCGCCTGA
- a CDS encoding thioesterase family protein, with protein MSDEPIATVEATPQGRRLHIPIPLRWGDLDAFNHVNNTSMLKLLEEARVRAFWQPERGEVAPPTAVLDSGLHSGILTLIARQEIEYLAPVPYQRFPLDVQMWFGKLGGSSIEVCYEVCSPLETADAGRQVTYARATTVVVKVDAATGRPLRLTTEERAAWSPYQGDPIVYTHRR; from the coding sequence GTGAGTGACGAGCCGATCGCGACCGTGGAGGCGACGCCCCAGGGCCGTCGCCTCCACATCCCGATCCCACTTCGCTGGGGCGACCTCGACGCGTTCAACCACGTCAACAACACCTCCATGCTCAAGCTGCTCGAGGAGGCGCGCGTCCGCGCGTTCTGGCAGCCCGAGCGCGGTGAAGTCGCGCCCCCCACGGCTGTGCTCGACTCGGGCCTGCACAGCGGCATCCTCACCCTCATCGCCCGTCAGGAGATCGAGTACCTCGCGCCGGTGCCGTACCAGCGGTTCCCGCTCGACGTGCAGATGTGGTTCGGAAAGCTCGGGGGATCGAGCATCGAGGTCTGCTACGAGGTCTGCAGCCCTCTCGAGACAGCCGACGCCGGCCGGCAGGTGACGTACGCGCGCGCGACGACAGTCGTCGTGAAAGTGGATGCCGCCACCGGGCGCCCCCTGCGACTCACCACCGAGGAGCGCGCCGCCTGGAGTCCCTACCAGGGCGACCCGATCGTCTACACCCACCGCCGCTGA
- a CDS encoding magnesium and cobalt transport protein CorA, which yields MAVIDNAIYVDGRRVASPQTLARTSEALAEHGGFAWIGLYRPEPVQLNIIAAEFDLHPLAIEDALLGHQRAKLERYGDTRFLVLRPARYVDSVETVEFGEVEVFTGADFVIAIRHAEAPNLALVRHRLESAPELLTRGPLAVLYAILDRIVDDYEPVVVGLENDIDEIEVQLFTGDPTVTKRIYDLSGEVMEFLRAVRPLNAMIASLRDDLENSYGKDPDILELRRSFRDIQDHVIQMVEKIEEFRQTLQNALTVHATLVAQRQNETSLAQSEQTKRISSWAAILFAPSLITGIYGMNFVHMPELAWPLGYPLALLTMVAFAFGLYRVFKSRNWL from the coding sequence GTGGCAGTGATCGACAACGCGATCTACGTGGACGGACGCCGCGTCGCGTCCCCGCAGACCCTTGCGCGCACCTCGGAGGCGCTCGCGGAGCACGGCGGCTTCGCCTGGATCGGCCTGTACCGCCCCGAACCGGTGCAGCTCAATATCATCGCGGCCGAATTCGACCTTCACCCGCTCGCGATCGAGGACGCGCTCCTCGGCCATCAGCGCGCGAAACTCGAGCGCTACGGCGATACCCGGTTCCTCGTGCTGCGTCCCGCTCGCTACGTCGACTCGGTCGAGACCGTCGAGTTCGGCGAGGTCGAGGTGTTCACCGGAGCCGACTTCGTCATCGCCATCCGCCACGCCGAGGCGCCGAACCTCGCGCTCGTCCGGCACCGTCTGGAGAGCGCGCCCGAACTGCTCACGCGGGGCCCGCTCGCCGTGCTGTACGCGATCCTCGACCGCATCGTGGACGACTACGAGCCGGTGGTCGTCGGTCTCGAGAACGACATCGACGAGATCGAGGTGCAGCTCTTCACAGGCGACCCGACCGTCACGAAGCGCATCTACGACCTCTCGGGTGAGGTGATGGAGTTCCTGCGCGCCGTGCGCCCTCTCAACGCCATGATCGCGAGCCTGCGCGACGATCTCGAGAACTCGTACGGCAAGGATCCGGACATCCTCGAGCTGCGGCGTTCGTTCCGCGACATCCAGGACCACGTCATCCAGATGGTCGAGAAGATCGAGGAGTTCCGCCAGACGCTGCAGAACGCCCTCACGGTCCACGCGACGCTCGTCGCGCAGCGTCAGAACGAGACGAGCCTGGCGCAGTCCGAGCAGACCAAGCGCATCTCGAGCTGGGCCGCGATCCTGTTCGCGCCGTCGCTCATCACCGGCATCTACGGGATGAACTTCGTCCACATGCCCGAGCTCGCCTGGCCGCTCGGCTACCCGCTCGCACTCCTGACGATGGTGGCGTTCGCGTTCGGGCTGTATCGCGTGTTCAAGTCGCGCAACTGGCTGTAG